Proteins encoded by one window of Mixta hanseatica:
- a CDS encoding lytic transglycosylase domain-containing protein has protein sequence MRLFIHAAALLATGIFSASVNADCFIKAGEWYSIDPDYLRAIAWQESRYNPAAINTNKTKDGKPGSSDYGIMQINSVTMRGLQKEYPGLSKEKLLSDPCLNIFIGAMLLRRNFNQYGTTWLAVGMYNAGMKNIPVTIKNRYNYAMIIDAHYKAIKAGKIPRTAING, from the coding sequence ATGCGTTTATTTATACACGCTGCAGCCCTGCTGGCTACAGGCATTTTCTCAGCCAGCGTGAATGCGGACTGTTTTATTAAAGCCGGTGAATGGTATTCCATTGATCCGGACTACCTGCGTGCTATCGCATGGCAGGAATCCCGCTACAATCCTGCCGCCATAAATACGAACAAAACCAAAGACGGAAAGCCCGGCAGCAGCGATTACGGCATCATGCAGATTAATTCGGTGACCATGCGCGGATTACAGAAAGAATATCCCGGCCTCAGTAAAGAAAAGCTCCTCAGCGATCCGTGCCTGAATATTTTCATCGGTGCCATGCTGCTGCGCCGTAACTTCAATCAGTACGGCACAACGTGGCTGGCAGTGGGAATGTATAATGCGGGAATGAAAAATATTCCGGTGACGATCAAGAACCGGTATAACTATGCGATGATTATCGACGCACATTATAAGGCCATCAAGGCGGGTAAAATCCCACGTACGGCAATCAACGGATGA
- a CDS encoding LPD29 domain-containing protein: MKIQNAQSLVVGQVVSTVLYNRGRGVIFAIHGEQKPASVGSLSGCVSYGGNATFDIAFESGGISRALPESILYGKQWSIFPEIKSGKETTRIVKQAEAEERRKKQAREEEARKYEAECQRLKTAPEYASLSQDKNGAVQVTSNIRRELKAKFPGIKFSVRKRSYDSVSVIWTDGPTEEEVKSVTDKYKDSYFDPMQDMSVSSASPFNRIFGGVGYVFTDRNYSDAMKQKAVDTIAKKYGSSLEGEEITLARFKSGELYRVGRDCFWHSQGVHGEINRILSEMKA; this comes from the coding sequence ATGAAAATACAGAATGCGCAGTCTCTGGTTGTGGGGCAGGTTGTCAGCACAGTTCTTTACAATCGCGGACGGGGTGTGATTTTTGCGATCCACGGCGAGCAGAAACCGGCGTCAGTGGGTTCACTTTCGGGATGCGTTTCGTACGGCGGGAATGCGACATTTGACATTGCATTCGAGAGCGGCGGAATATCGCGCGCGCTGCCTGAAAGTATCCTTTACGGGAAACAGTGGAGCATATTCCCGGAAATAAAAAGCGGTAAAGAAACGACGCGCATCGTAAAACAGGCAGAGGCAGAAGAACGCCGTAAAAAGCAGGCGCGGGAGGAAGAAGCCCGCAAATATGAAGCGGAATGTCAGCGTCTGAAAACGGCACCAGAATATGCTTCGCTTTCGCAGGATAAAAACGGCGCGGTACAGGTCACGTCAAATATACGCAGGGAACTTAAGGCGAAGTTTCCGGGCATTAAATTTTCCGTTCGCAAGCGCAGTTATGACAGCGTAAGCGTTATCTGGACAGACGGACCTACGGAGGAGGAAGTTAAATCTGTCACTGATAAGTATAAAGACAGCTATTTCGATCCCATGCAGGATATGTCTGTTTCCAGTGCGTCTCCCTTTAATCGTATTTTCGGCGGAGTGGGTTATGTCTTTACTGACAGAAATTATTCCGATGCCATGAAACAAAAAGCGGTGGATACCATCGCTAAAAAATATGGCAGCAGCCTGGAGGGAGAGGAAATTACGCTGGCACGATTTAAATCGGGCGAACTGTACCGGGTCGGCCGGGATTGCTTCTGGCACAGTCAGGGCGTTCACGGTGAAATAAACAGAATACTTTCTGAAATGAAAGCATAA
- the radC gene encoding RadC family protein produces MASVSQILTEATRAVDFRYPAGTVFESLEVSEEFFRAKLAGRERETFAVAFLNNQHQLIAYEELFIGSIASTEIHPREVVRAALRLNAAAVILSHNHPSFSTEPSRADVQITVRLKKALELVAVRVIDHIIVAGNEAVSMARKGLV; encoded by the coding sequence ATGGCCTCTGTCAGCCAGATCCTTACAGAAGCAACGCGGGCAGTCGATTTCCGTTACCCGGCAGGCACCGTCTTTGAATCATTAGAAGTGTCAGAGGAATTTTTCCGGGCAAAACTAGCCGGACGTGAAAGAGAAACCTTTGCTGTTGCGTTTCTGAACAACCAGCATCAGCTGATTGCTTATGAAGAGTTATTTATTGGCAGCATTGCATCAACCGAAATTCATCCCCGTGAAGTGGTTCGCGCAGCCCTGCGGCTGAACGCTGCAGCGGTGATCCTGAGTCATAACCATCCCTCATTCAGTACCGAACCCTCCCGCGCAGACGTGCAAATCACCGTACGCCTGAAAAAAGCGCTTGAGCTGGTCGCTGTGCGGGTCATCGATCACATCATCGTGGCAGGTAATGAGGCCGTATCAATGGCCAGAAAGGGGCTTGTCTGA
- a CDS encoding plasmid SOS inhibition protein A, producing the protein MNTIPRHLSIVPACPYTFAISLAVAEVEKRLQGRAARGAHPYASAFMRHYCGTRTIKADQLRRVMPEYTPGDRSAPPAREYLAALDTLIASRGERCPAPLSQDTGSRLFPLTAVRFTERREKRLTLRQSRAQNRESREREQKRRRYQNRLAQAALELAFYTPQTVGGWYAHWQARDIFESDLLSLILAWLKRFVSCRHIDPLEWYGEPLWRVMLDISILAGELSAFSRMTDRFALPVLLTFRP; encoded by the coding sequence ATGAATACCATTCCCCGGCACCTTTCAATCGTTCCCGCCTGCCCGTACACCTTTGCCATCAGCCTGGCCGTTGCCGAGGTTGAAAAGCGCCTGCAGGGCAGAGCGGCGCGCGGCGCGCACCCCTACGCCAGTGCCTTTATGCGCCATTACTGCGGGACACGCACCATTAAGGCTGATCAGCTGCGCCGGGTCATGCCTGAATACACACCCGGTGATCGCTCTGCGCCGCCTGCGCGGGAATACCTGGCTGCGCTCGATACGCTTATTGCCTCACGCGGCGAGCGCTGCCCTGCGCCGCTGTCGCAGGATACCGGCTCAAGGCTGTTTCCGCTGACCGCCGTCCGTTTCACGGAGCGTCGGGAAAAGCGCTTAACGCTGCGTCAGAGCAGGGCGCAGAACCGGGAGAGCCGGGAGCGCGAGCAGAAGCGCAGGCGCTATCAGAACCGGCTGGCGCAGGCTGCGCTGGAGCTGGCGTTTTACACGCCGCAGACGGTGGGAGGATGGTATGCGCACTGGCAGGCGCGGGATATTTTTGAAAGCGATCTTCTGTCGCTGATACTGGCGTGGCTGAAGCGGTTTGTGTCATGCCGCCATATCGATCCGCTGGAGTGGTACGGCGAGCCGCTGTGGCGCGTGATGCTCGATATCAGCATTCTGGCCGGTGAGCTGAGCGCATTCAGCAGGATGACCGACCGGTTTGCGCTGCCCGTACTGCTGACGTTCCGTCCCTGA
- a CDS encoding ParB/RepB/Spo0J family partition protein translates to MSQQNVNTTASESEESSSLKTKKTRRPAKAKADKAAAAAVEQALEKIDIEMIPLSRLMISPLNVRSKIYVRSRIESLAATIKNVGLLHNLIAHDMADGMLGVACGGRRLTAMQLLVSQGVYQPDQPIPVKRVTEELARAASMVENGEREDMHPAEQIAGFQALADEGKTPAQIGDLMGYSSRHVQRCLKLTGLAPAILDELAADSITIDQCQALALADTHERQLEVWEQASGYYNASAEIIRKLITSTETAISHSLKFAFIGKDAYLAAGGTIRTDLFSDEDEGYIDTALVEQLTLEKLQQIAAAVEKEEGFAWAEVRMDSRLHSWSSEVKKTYYLLPERCPELTPEEDKELSELRARVKLSDDDALVAQLKKQVAALEETGLKRSWAGADKDKTGALVCFERGSCFIQRGVQRQADLPKKAKPGNKEDLQTLSEDYSATLVRSMSCERSLAVQAALSTKPDIALAMLTWTLCRSTFSHRNYDGTPMKISLTDNSSALIAGTTAKEDTKAWQFIQEQKAQWEAKLPEDWSQDFRWLMGWSTGDVLGLLGFCSATAVCSFQERIYGRSQTSNLDTLEMALGFDLADWWQPGAEGFFKRMSKEQITGALKEAGKTGNASDAEKMKKGDAAEFAEEVMKDARWVPAWMKPLQPAVTENGSEDETGSEG, encoded by the coding sequence ATGTCACAGCAGAACGTCAACACCACGGCTTCAGAATCTGAAGAATCATCATCTTTAAAAACAAAAAAAACGCGTCGTCCCGCGAAAGCGAAAGCTGACAAAGCTGCAGCAGCGGCGGTAGAGCAGGCACTGGAGAAAATCGACATCGAGATGATCCCACTCTCGCGACTGATGATTTCACCTCTCAACGTGCGCAGTAAGATCTACGTCCGGTCACGTATCGAGTCGCTTGCCGCCACCATTAAAAACGTCGGGCTGCTGCATAACCTGATCGCGCACGATATGGCTGACGGGATGCTGGGCGTGGCCTGCGGTGGGCGCCGTCTTACCGCGATGCAGCTGCTCGTTTCGCAGGGCGTGTATCAGCCCGATCAGCCCATCCCGGTCAAGCGCGTCACTGAGGAGCTGGCGCGGGCGGCTTCAATGGTCGAAAACGGCGAGCGTGAGGATATGCACCCTGCCGAGCAGATCGCCGGTTTTCAGGCGCTGGCAGACGAGGGCAAAACACCAGCGCAGATTGGCGACCTCATGGGCTACAGCTCACGCCACGTTCAGCGCTGCCTGAAGCTGACTGGCCTGGCACCCGCCATTCTTGACGAGCTGGCCGCCGATAGCATCACGATCGATCAGTGTCAGGCGCTGGCGCTGGCTGACACGCATGAGCGTCAACTGGAGGTATGGGAACAGGCCTCGGGGTATTACAACGCCTCCGCTGAAATCATCCGTAAGCTAATCACCTCCACTGAGACGGCGATTAGCCACTCACTAAAGTTCGCTTTTATCGGTAAAGATGCCTATCTCGCGGCGGGCGGAACCATTCGCACCGACCTGTTTAGCGATGAAGACGAGGGCTATATCGATACGGCGCTGGTTGAGCAGCTGACGCTTGAAAAGCTCCAGCAGATTGCCGCCGCCGTCGAGAAAGAAGAAGGGTTTGCCTGGGCTGAAGTCAGAATGGACAGCCGTCTGCACAGCTGGAGCAGCGAGGTGAAAAAAACGTATTACCTGCTGCCGGAGCGCTGCCCGGAGCTGACGCCGGAGGAAGATAAAGAGCTGAGCGAACTTCGCGCCCGGGTGAAACTCAGCGACGACGACGCGCTGGTTGCGCAGCTGAAAAAGCAGGTTGCCGCGCTGGAAGAAACGGGGCTGAAGCGCAGCTGGGCAGGCGCGGACAAGGACAAAACCGGGGCGCTGGTCTGCTTTGAGCGCGGCAGCTGCTTTATTCAGCGCGGGGTGCAGCGTCAGGCCGACCTGCCGAAGAAGGCGAAGCCCGGAAATAAGGAAGACCTGCAGACGCTTTCCGAAGACTACTCCGCCACGCTGGTTCGCTCGATGTCGTGCGAACGTTCACTGGCGGTACAGGCGGCGCTGAGTACGAAGCCGGACATCGCGCTTGCCATGCTGACCTGGACGTTGTGCCGCAGCACCTTCAGCCACCGCAACTATGACGGAACCCCGATGAAAATCAGCCTTACGGACAACAGTTCCGCGCTGATTGCCGGGACGACCGCAAAGGAAGATACAAAGGCCTGGCAGTTCATTCAGGAGCAGAAGGCGCAGTGGGAGGCGAAACTCCCAGAAGACTGGTCGCAGGACTTCCGCTGGCTGATGGGCTGGAGCACGGGGGACGTGCTGGGGCTGCTGGGATTTTGCAGCGCCACGGCGGTGTGCAGCTTCCAGGAGCGCATTTATGGTCGCAGCCAGACCAGTAACCTCGATACGCTGGAAATGGCGCTGGGCTTTGACCTGGCCGACTGGTGGCAGCCGGGCGCTGAGGGCTTCTTTAAACGCATGAGCAAAGAGCAGATTACCGGGGCGCTGAAGGAGGCCGGTAAAACGGGTAATGCCAGCGATGCGGAAAAGATGAAGAAGGGAGACGCCGCTGAATTTGCTGAAGAGGTGATGAAAGATGCCCGCTGGGTGCCTGCATGGATGAAACCCCTGCAGCCTGCAGTGACGGAAAACGGCAGCGAAGACGAAACGGGCAGCGAAGGCTGA